From Coriobacteriia bacterium, the proteins below share one genomic window:
- a CDS encoding ABC transporter ATP-binding protein: MADEKLLVVDNLKMHFHTRDGVVKAVDGVSYELNDGETLGVVGESGSGKSVTALTIMRLIPMPPGRIEGGDVLFRGESLLQMSDPEIRKIRGNRIAMVFQDPMTSLNPVYRVGRQIAEPLILHKHMKKRDAWARAVELLELVGIPHPASRVNDYPHQFSGGMRQRVMIAMALANDPDILIADEPTTALDVTIQAQILELMEELQGRTGAAIILITHDLGVVADMADNVLVMYAGRPVEYGNVDQLFYRPLHPYTWGLMDSLPEYAVDEKSTLCPIKGQPPSLINVPSGCAFHPRCPFAKPICTTDVPEYRIIDDGHGAACHFAGDAGFTRGDAETCEMAVPADEEVAS; this comes from the coding sequence ATGGCCGATGAGAAGCTTCTGGTTGTGGACAACCTCAAGATGCACTTCCACACGCGCGACGGTGTGGTCAAGGCGGTCGACGGCGTGTCCTATGAGCTGAACGACGGTGAGACGCTCGGGGTTGTTGGCGAGTCCGGTTCGGGCAAGTCAGTCACGGCGCTGACGATTATGCGGCTGATCCCGATGCCTCCGGGCCGCATAGAAGGTGGCGACGTGCTGTTTCGCGGCGAGTCGCTGCTACAGATGAGCGATCCTGAGATTCGCAAGATTCGGGGCAACCGCATCGCGATGGTGTTTCAGGACCCGATGACATCGCTTAACCCCGTGTACCGCGTCGGGCGCCAGATCGCAGAGCCGCTCATCCTGCACAAGCACATGAAGAAGCGCGACGCCTGGGCGCGCGCGGTCGAACTGCTGGAGCTTGTGGGAATCCCGCATCCGGCCAGTCGCGTCAACGACTACCCGCACCAGTTCTCAGGCGGCATGCGCCAGCGCGTCATGATCGCGATGGCGCTCGCCAACGACCCAGACATCCTGATCGCCGATGAGCCCACAACCGCCCTCGACGTAACGATCCAAGCGCAGATCCTCGAGCTGATGGAGGAGCTGCAGGGCCGCACGGGTGCGGCGATCATTCTGATCACGCACGACCTCGGGGTGGTCGCGGACATGGCCGACAACGTCTTGGTCATGTACGCCGGACGTCCGGTGGAGTATGGCAACGTGGACCAGCTGTTCTACCGCCCGCTACACCCGTACACGTGGGGCCTGATGGACTCGTTGCCCGAGTATGCGGTCGACGAGAAGTCGACGCTTTGCCCGATCAAGGGTCAGCCGCCCAGCCTCATCAACGTGCCGAGCGGCTGTGCGTTCCACCCTCGCTGCCCGTTCGCCAAGCCCATCTGCACCACCGACGTTCCCGAGTACCGCATCATCGATGACGGCCACGGCGCGGCCTGCCACTTTGCCGGCGATGCCGGCTTCACCCGCGGCGACGCCGAGACGTGTGAGATGGCTGTCCCAGCGGATGAGGAGGTGGCCTCGTGA
- a CDS encoding ABC transporter permease, with the protein MPIDDNTFIEPAEDDNTAVRHHLETGGMPLGQVAEQSNERSRTLWGDAWHRLLRNKLAVVALVYLVIVTLMAVTAPLWVKPLFGDPMYANSTLVMKNQFLPPSLAHPMGTDNFGLDVFGRVVYGARVSLLVGFVATGISVVLGIILGAISGYYGGLTDSIVMRITDVFLAFPYILLAILLISIMGMGLGPVLVAIGVLGWTTIARVFRSSILSVKRNDYIEAAKAMGASDMRIMMRHILPNALAPIIVYATMSVGGVILTEAALSFLGIGVQAPTPSWGLMLNDAQSYIVTHPGLFIWPGLAIILTVLAFVLLGDGLRDALDVKVSE; encoded by the coding sequence ATGCCAATCGACGACAACACATTCATCGAGCCGGCCGAGGACGACAACACGGCGGTTCGGCACCATCTTGAGACCGGCGGCATGCCGTTGGGGCAGGTCGCGGAGCAGTCCAATGAGCGCAGCCGCACACTGTGGGGCGACGCGTGGCACCGGTTGCTCCGAAACAAGCTTGCGGTCGTTGCGCTTGTCTATCTCGTCATCGTGACCCTGATGGCGGTCACGGCCCCGCTATGGGTCAAGCCGCTTTTCGGAGACCCGATGTACGCGAACTCGACTCTCGTGATGAAGAACCAGTTCCTGCCGCCGTCGCTTGCCCACCCGATGGGCACCGACAACTTCGGCCTCGACGTGTTCGGCCGCGTTGTCTATGGCGCTCGGGTGTCGCTGCTTGTGGGCTTCGTCGCCACGGGAATCTCGGTGGTTCTCGGCATCATCCTCGGCGCGATCTCCGGCTACTACGGTGGACTGACCGATAGCATCGTCATGCGTATCACTGACGTGTTCCTCGCGTTCCCCTACATCCTGCTGGCGATCTTGCTCATCTCGATCATGGGGATGGGACTTGGACCGGTGCTTGTCGCGATCGGCGTGCTCGGATGGACAACGATCGCGCGCGTGTTCCGGTCGTCAATCCTTTCGGTGAAACGCAACGACTACATCGAAGCGGCCAAGGCGATGGGCGCGAGCGACATGCGCATCATGATGCGCCACATCCTCCCGAACGCGCTGGCGCCAATCATCGTTTACGCGACGATGTCGGTGGGCGGGGTCATCCTGACCGAGGCCGCGCTCTCGTTCCTCGGCATCGGCGTCCAGGCACCGACGCCTTCGTGGGGCCTGATGCTCAACGACGCGCAAAGCTACATCGTTACGCATCCAGGCCTGTTCATCTGGCCGGGTCTGGCGATCATCCTTACCGTGCTCGCGTTCGTACTTCTGGGCGATGGCCTGCGCGATGCGCTCGACGTGAAAGTGAGCGAGTAG